From the genome of Populus trichocarpa isolate Nisqually-1 chromosome 15, P.trichocarpa_v4.1, whole genome shotgun sequence, one region includes:
- the LOC7454464 gene encoding uncharacterized protein LOC7454464 produces the protein MGKEWYYWGGGKTSKKGGGGGGEGGREGEKDSANLPTGCMCAVFQLFDFHHQFQFPLNHEQQSSNLLQPNSFLPLEDPPIPKGFEAPRNSLELEEEEPSLPSSKDENLYIPMGIQIRTKGVPNDSSSSEISSSPGTKTPNLVARLMGLDLLPDHLTYSPSHSSSSTLGTPNLPPKSHFQYHHCRPQQPPHRSKRSSPRSCTLDHDFSGTRSLPETPRISSARRSDVEHRLSLQINKENAGENLVLPRFSSLKRKELKVEDENRSPGHFARQIVKQVKESVSRKAGLDITNTVINREQTRRRDQELELVSQYKSKKTLSKAPSTTKTVGASGNSSGKHSVNTTSISPRLKFLEPKNKPITTLPCKDHNNISNSQKPPSLLSQSTKPSTKPDLPKVLQDQHQHQQRPFKKCNKVTEEKFGPPPPRFVKKPLKTSHIIRTKQEEPFVSSTSARETNITDKKCKKTPLSNDLNISLPTLLPVKKDPTPPATKIPQKQVSNAAQESKWCSQLSSCSSQSYKQPQATRRLDARENNNDDRSHNGVATNIITTGDGAAQEEYEYISRILKRTGIDKDTPVSFTRWFSPSHPLDPSTFYYLEHFTTPASTTTCQARQAMDRRCNRKLLFNLVDEILVDILRPYINVKPWSSSTRFGLCTRNFLLSHMNGSHLVHMLCTKLRSFPCADCHDLEDIDGLIDKDLPQLMKEQSEIAFGEEGEGIVMEIENEIVETLIHETAWIFYRH, from the exons ATGGGAAAGGAATGGTATTACTGGGGTGGTGGAAAAACCTCCAAgaaaggtggtggtggtggtggtgaaggtggaagagaaggagagaaagatAGTGCTAATTTACCTACTGGTTGCATGTGTGCTGTTTTCCAGTTGTTTGATTTCCATCATCAGTTTCAGTTTCCTTTAAACCATGAACAACAGTCTTCTAATTTACTTCAGCCCAACTCTTTCCTTCCTCTTGAGGATCCTCCTATACCTAAAG gttttgaAGCACCAAGGAATAGCTTGGAATTGGAAGAGGAGGAGCCTTCATTGCCATCatcaaaagatgaaaatttGTATATCCCT ATGGGCATTCAAATCAGAACAAAAGGAGTTCCAAATGATTCATCTTCATCAGAAATCAGCTCTTCACCGGGGACCAAGACACCAAATTTGGTAGCTAGACTTATGGGTCTTGATCTTCTTCCTGATCATCTTACCTACTCACCAAGCCactcttcttcatcaactctTGGCACACCAAACCTTCCACCAAAATCCCATTTTCAGTACCACCATTGCAGACCTCAACAACCACCTCACCGTAGCAAAAGAAGTAGCCCCCGAAGTTGTACTTTGGACCATGATTTTTCAGGCACTCGTTCTTTGCCTGAGACACCAAGAATATCATCAGCTAGAAGATCAGATGTAGAACACCGTTTGTCACTTcaaatcaacaaagaaaatgcAGGTGAAAACTTAGTTCTCCCTCGTTTCTcatctttgaaaagaaaagagctgAAAGTTGAAGATGAGAATAGAAGTCCAGGCCACTTTGCAAGGCAAATTGTGAAGCAAGTTAAAGAAAGTGTAAGCAGGAAAGCTGGCTTGGATATTACAAACACAGTAATAAATAGAGAgcaaacaagaagaagagatcAAGAGCTTGAGCTTGTTAGCCAATACAAGTCCAAGAAAACTCTCTCCAAAGCTCCAAGTACCACCAAAACGGTTGGTGCTTCAGGTAATAGTTCAGGCAAGCATTCTGTGAACACAACTTCTATCTCACCAAGACTGAAATTCTTGGAACCCAAAAACAAGCCAATCACAACTCTACCTTGCAAGGACCacaataatatttctaattctCAAAAACCCCCATCACTTCTGTCACAAAGTACCAAACCTTCAACAAAGCCAGATTTGCCTAAGGTCCTGCAGGATCAACACCAGCACCAGCAGAGACCTTTCAAGAAGTGCAACAAAGTGACTGAAGAAAAATTTGGTCCACCACCACCAAGATTCGTCAAGAAACCTCTAAAAACATCACATATTATCAGAACCAAGCAAGAAGAGCCATTTGTCAGTTCAACATCAGCTAGAGAAACCAATATTACTGacaagaaatgcaagaaaacccCATTATCAAATGACCTTAACATCTCTCTCCCAACTCTCCTTCCTGTCAAGAAAGACCCTACTCCTCCTGCTACAAAAATCCCTCAAAAACAG GTATCAAATGCTGCTCAAGAATCGAAATGGTGCTCACAGTTATCTAGTTGTTCGAGCCAGTCGTACAAACAACCACAAGCGACGCGTAGGCTCGATGCCCGAGAAAATAACAATGATGATAGGTCTCATAACGGTGTCGCCACCAATATCATCACCACCGGAGATGGAGCCGCACAAGAAGAATATGAGTACATTAGTAGAATACTAAAACGTACTGGCATAGACAAAGATACCCCAGTGTCTTTTACTAGGTGGTTTTCTCCGTCTCATCCTCTGGACCCTTCAACTTTTTACTACCTAGAACATTTTACCACACCAGCCTCTACTACCACCTGCCAAGCTCGTCAAGCCATGGACCGTCGATGCAATCGAAAATTATTGTTCAATCTTGTTGACGAAATTTTGGTCGACATCTTACGTCCATACATCAACGTGAAACCTTGGAGTAGTAGTACTAGATTTGGCTTATGTACTCGGAATTTTCTCCTTAGTCACATGAATGGGTCGCATTTGGTTCACATGTTATGTACAAAGCTTAGGAGCTTCCCTTGCGCTGACTGTCATGACCTCGAAGACATTGATGGGTTAATAGACAAAGATCTGCCCCAGTTGATGAAGGAGCAAAGTGAGATTGCATTtggagaagaaggagaagggatTGTGATGGAAATAGAGAATGAGATTGTGGAAACATTAATACATGAAACGGCTTGGATTTTTTATAGACATTGA